The Humulus lupulus chromosome 4, drHumLupu1.1, whole genome shotgun sequence genome has a window encoding:
- the LOC133831722 gene encoding potassium transporter 25-like: MDPQLSPTTFIHHFKTETWTHTLLFSFQSLGVIYGQLSSAPLYVFGTVHQKEFVSDETAYGLFSFIFWTMTIIALLKYALLVLRADDDGEGGTFALYSILCRHAKVGLLPSDTSAKEVMQYEEESPFKTKVESRARRAIAKHKSSHYLMLFLALFGACMAISDGVLTPSLSVLSASTGFGRTLASIKFSHSEHKQERISKALKEYVPVPTACAILVCLFMLQHYGTRKIGFIFAPIVIIWLMFISAVGTYNIIRWNPHIFYAISPTYMYRFVVDTRASGWRSLGSIILCVAGSEAMFAGLGHFSKKSIKITFICLIYPVLVLSYAGQAAYISVNFKVEGFNHLSESVPKHFRHVFVALSLLASAVGSQATITASFSIINQCLALGCFPRVKVIHTSDKIHGQVYIPDINWLLMVLSLSVTLGFHDIVKIGSATGLAVVSGMLVTTCLMSLVIALYWENNLIESVCFLIFFGFVEALYVSACMLNIHKGAWFLVVLFVLSFTVMLSWHYGTMKKYEFDLENKVSIEWLTDLSPGLGVSRVPGIGFIYTDIVTGIPAFFSHFVTNLPAFHQVLIFVSFKSLPVPCVHPSKRYLIGRVGHRDYKIYRCVVRCGYHDNIRDSDDFEEQIIRTIGEFISLEENDSESLTSPEGKMIVVGKPSPDGNALLPRDDDNDSHSYVLESPPIFTNNEYQRSPFGETSERRPLPAKKRKKVRFMLPPDSPKMRVCVREELQELVDARESGTAYFLGQSHLRVRNGSNFLKRFLIMTYTFCDKNSREPPVALNIPHAALVEVGMVYTI; encoded by the exons atggatCCTCAGCTTAGTCCCACTACTTTCATTCACCATTTCAAG ACTGAGACATGGACGCATACCCTTCTTTTTTCATTTCAAAGCCTTGGAGTCATCTATGGTCAATTAAGTTCAGCTCCTCTGTATGTGTTTGGGACAGTTCATCAAAAAGAGTTTGTATCAGATGAGACAGCTTATGgccttttttcctttattttctggACTATGACCATCATTGCTTTGCTGAAATATGCCCTTTTAGTACTGAGAGCTGATGATGATGGAGAAG GTGGTACTTTTGCTTTGTACTCAATCCTATGCAGGCATGCCAAAGTGGGTTTGCTCCCAAGTGACACAAGTGCAAAGGAAGTTATGCAGTATGAGGAAGAAAGTCCTTTTAAGACCAAGGTGGAATCCAGGGCAAGAAGAGCCATTGCCAAACACAAAAGCAGCCATTATCTGATGTTGTTCTTGGCCTTGTTCGGTGCCTGCATGGCGATTAGCGATGGAGTTCTTACTCCTTCTCTTTCTG TGTTATCAGCTTCAACAGGTTTCGGAAGAACATTGGCTTCAATCAAAT TTTCACATTCAGAACATAAACAGGAGAGAATCtcaaaagctttaaaagaat ATGTACCAGTTCCAACTGCCTGTGCCATATTGGTCTGCCTTTTCATGCTGCAGCACTATGGGACTCGTAAGATCGGGTTCATCTTTGCTCCAATTGTCATCATTTGGCTGATGTTTATCAGTGCAGTGGGTACTTATAACATTATCCGATGGAACCCACATATCTTCTATGCCATATCCCCAACATACATGTACAGATTTGTTGTGGATACTCGTGCTAGTGGTTGGAGGTCACTAGGTAGCATCATTCTATGTGTTGCAG GATCAGAGGCCATGTTTGCAGGTCTTGGTCATTTTTCGAAGAAATCTATCAAA ATTACATTCATATGCTTAATTTACCCGGTTCTTGTTTTATCCTATGCCGGTCAGGCAGCGTACATATCAGTAAACTTCAAAGTTGAAGGTTTTAATCACCTCAGTGAATCTGTCCCTA AACATTTTCGCCATGTGTTTGTGGCGTTATCCCTACTTGCTTCAGCTGTAGGAAGCCAAGCAACTATAACAGCTAGCTTTTCTATCATAAACCAGTGCCTGGCTCTCGGTTGTTTTCCAAGGGTTAAAGTTATTCATACATCTGATAAAATACATGGGCAAGTCTACATTCCTGATATCAACTGGCTACTCATGGTGCTCAGCCTCTCAGTGACTCTTGGTTTCCATGACATTGTCAAAATTGGTAGTGCAACAG gTTTGGCAGTAGTGTCTGGGATGCTAGTAACGACTTGTCTGATGTCACTGGTCATTGCTCTGTACTGGGAAAATAATCTGATAGAATCTGTGTGCTTTCTAATATTCTTTGGCTTTGTTGAGGCATTGTACGTATCAGCATGCATGTTGAACATTCACAAAGGAGCCTGGTTTTTGGTAGTCCTTTTTGTGTTATCATTTACTGTCATGCTGTCATGGCATTATGGAACTATGAAGAAGTATGAGTTTGATTTAGAGAACAAGGTGTCTATAGAATGGCTCACCGATCTTAGTCCAGGCCTTGGAGTTTCTAGGGTACCTGGAATTGGCTTCATCTACACTGATATAGTGACTGGAATCCCTGCTTTCTTCTCACACTTTGTCACAAATCTTCCTGCTTTTCACCAAGTGCTGATCTTTGTCTCCTTCAAGTCTCTACCGGTGCCTTGTGTTCATCCAAGTAAGAGGTACCTTATAGGCCGAGTTGGACACCGAGACTACAAGATATACCGTTGTGTTGTCAGGTGCGGTTACCATGACAACATCAGAGACTCAGATGATTTCGAGGAGCAAATCATCCGAACAATAGGCGAATTCATTTCCCTTGAAGAAAATGATTCCGAGTCTTTGACTTCACCAGAAGGAAAAATGATAGTTGTTGGAAAACCATCACCAGATGGGAACGCTTTGCTCCCTCGTGATGATGATAATGATTCTCATTCATATGTTCTCGAGTCTCCTCCAATCTTCACCAACAATGAGTATCAGAGGAGCCCTTTTGGAGAGACATCCGAGAGACGCCCTCTTCCTgcgaagaagagaaagaaggtcCGGTTCATGTTGCCACCAGATAGTCCTAAAATGAGAGTTTGTGTTAGGGAGGAGCTACAAGAACTGGTTGATGCCAGAGAGAGTGGAACTGCATACTTCTTGGGACAGTCTCACTTGAGAGTTCGAAATGGTTCGAACTTTCTAAAGCGGTTCTTGATCATGACATACACTTTTTGTGATAAAAATAGCCGTGAGCCACCAGTGGCTCTCAACATCCCTCATGCTGCTCTTGTTGAGGTTGGTATGGTCTATACCATATGA